Below is a genomic region from Roseovarius arcticus.
GCTCCAGAAATTGCGCATAGTCTGGCGCATACTCTCCGCCTTGTGGTCTGGATAGAAAAATCCCGCCTCGCCCATCCGCTCGTCATAATGGGTCGCCAGCGCCTCGATCTCTGCCTGATCGGCCCACTGGGTATTGTGCATATGCACCTTACCCTCTGGCACTGCGGCAGAGGCACGGCGCCACTCATAGGCCGTCAGCAAAACGCATTGAGCAAGGTTCAGGCTGGGAAAGGCCGGATTGACCGGCACCGTGATGATAGCGCTGGCGCGAGCCACATCGTCATTCTCCAGCCCCGAACGCTCGGGGCCGAACATCACAGCCACCTTCTGCCCGTTTGCAATCCGGCGCGCGGCATCCTGCATCGCCTCCTCGGGGCTCAAGATTGGCTTGGTCAGGTCGCGACCGCGTACTGTGGTGGCATAAACATAGTGGCTATCTTCCAGCGCGCCGGGCAGATCACCCACCAGCAACGCCTCGTCTAATAGCCGGCCGGCCCCGCTGGCCATCGCGACCGCGCCGGGATTGGGCCAGCCGTCACGAGGCGCGACGATACGCATCCGGTCCAGCCCGAAATTCCACATCGCACGCGCCGCTGCGCCGATATTCTCGCCCATCTGCGGGCGCACCAATACAAAGGTCGGCTGGGGCGTGTCTGTCGGCATGATCGGTCCCTCTCGCTTGGCCGCGTGATACCGCTCCGACCCCGTCTTGGAAAGGCCTGCGCATTCTTCTTGCCCTTAAATATCCCCGCGCGGAGCGCACCGGGCCGCGCAGCCTGTGGCGCCGCCCGAAATCCTGCGCTATACGCGGGCGACGCCAGACCGAGGAGCGCGCCATGAGCGACCAAGAGCAGCCGCAGATCTACCTGATTACCCCGCCAGAGTTCGACCCCGCGACATTCTCGGATCGCCTCGCCGCGACGCTGGACGCGCACGAAATTGCGTGCCTGCGCTTGTCGCTCGCCACCCATGACGAGGACCGGATCGCGCGCATCGCAGATGCTTGCCGCGAGGTGGCCCATGCCCGCGACGTTGCAATCGTGCTGGAGCGTCACATCGCACTGGCCGACCGTCTAGGCCTCGACGGTGTCCATTTGCCAGACGGTGCGCGATCTGTCCGAAAGGCGCGCGCGGCGCTGGGGGCTGACGCCATCGTCGGCGCGTTCTGTGCCCAATCCAGCCACGAAGGGCTGAGCGCGGGCGAGGCCGGCGCCGATTACATCGCCTTCGGCCCCGCGGGCGCCAGCGCGCTGGGTGGCGGCGAACAGGCCGATACCGAGCTTTTCCAGTGGTGGACCGATGTGGTCGAGATCCCTGTTGTGGCCGAGGGCGCGCTGACAGCGCCCCGCATAACAGAGCTGTCGCCGCTTACCGATTTTTTTGGCATCGGGGACGAAATTTGGGGCCACGACGATCCAGCCGCCGCGCTTGGTGCCCTGATCCGCGCGATGGGCTAAACCCGGCCAGCTATCCCTGCCTTTCAGGCGGCATGGCGGCGCGCACAATGCGCTCTGCTTCCTGCGCCAGCGCTTTGCGGCCGGGGTAATCGGCCACCCGCAGCGGTGGATGATAGACCAATTCGGCATGCCCGCCGCCCCGCGCAGCCATCACCGCCAGAAAATGCGGCGCGAAATCCATGTCGCCGAACCAGCCGTAGAACGCATCCTCCTGCTCCGGCGGCGCGTGATAGATCACCGTGACAGGCTGAATATACGCGCCCTCTCGCAGCTCCGCAGCGAAGAAAGCCTGAAACAGCGTCGACTTGAATGTCAGCACGCGCAGCCCGTCTGTGGATGTGCCCTCGGGGAAAAATAGCAGCGGATGCCCTGCCGTCAGCCGCGTTTCCAGCGCGGTAGTCTGTGCGCGGGCCTCGCGCGCGTCACGCCGGATAAACAGCGTGCCGGTCTGCCGAGCGAGGAATCCGATGAATGGCCAGCCCGACACCTCGGCTTTAGAAATAAAGAAAACCCGGTGGCGCGCGTTCAGCACGAAAATATCCAGCCATGATGCGTGATTTCCCACCACCGCCCCCGGCAGTTCCATTGGACTGCCGCGCAGCACCAGCCGTATGTCTAGGATGACAGTGCAAACGCGCGTGTACGCCTGCACGATATAGGGCGATACCGGACGGCGCGGGCCGCACACCGGACGCTCGACCGCACGCACCAATAGCAAAAGCGGCAAGAGGACAGCCAGAGCGCCCAATAAGATGGCAGCGCGCAATCCTACGCGCACCCAGCCCAGCAGGCCGGGCGGCGGCGCGATCGCGCTATCTGCGCGCGGCCATGGGGGCACGCTCATGCGCCGCCCCGCGAATAAAGCGCGCGCCGCCTAGCGCTCAGCCGAGCCGTATCCATCGTCAGGCAGACATCGGTGGTGTTAAACGCGTGATCTATGTACGCACCATCGCCCACATGGCCGCCAAGGCGCAGATACGCCTTGATCAGCGGCGGCACTTGCAGCATCGCGGCGCGCCGGTCCAGCGCATCCTCGGGAATCAGATCCATCGGCTGATGCCGCAGTGACCGCGCGCGCAGCGAGGTCGGTGCAAGGTGGCGATGATGCAAGAGCGACAGGGGTGCGGCCAGTGCGGCAGGGTCAGTACCATGAAAACTGGCAACGCCGAATAGGACCTCGACACCATGATCTGCGACATATGCCGCCAGACCCTTCCACAGATGGAGCAGCGCCTCGCCCCCGCGATAGCGCGCATCGACACACGATCTGCCTAGTTCAAGCAGGGTGCGCCCCGTGTTGCGAAGTGCAGTGAGGTCATATTCGTCTTCGGAATAAAATTGCCCCGCCAACGCTGCCTGATCCGCGCGCAGCAGGCGGTAGACGCCGATCACCGCGTCGCCCGGAGGCAAGGCCCGATCCAAGAGCAGCAGATGGTCAAACCACTGGTCGAAATGGTCCGCCTCTAGCGCAGCAGCGTGATCGACCATTGGGCCGCCGCCGCCCAACTCTTCGACGAAAACGCGGTAGCGCAGGCGCTGCGCTGCACGGATATCACCCGCATCTGACGCAAGGCGCAGTTGAAAGTCGGGGGAATGTCCAGTTCTGAGCGGGGCTGTCTGCATGGGGCCTCGACGGCAGGGGCTGGTGGGGTCTTCGTAGGAGTTCTATGGCCCGTTGCGCGCAAAGGCAACATGGCGGACGACCGCCCAGAACGCGCCGGACACAACGCGGCCTTGTGCGAAATTGCAGCCCGGTTCATCATCGGCTTCGTTGTTCTGATTAATTATTTGGTAACCAACATCAGGGATCAATGACCGGCAGCAGCATCACGCGGCTGGTATCAATCACCACCTTACCGGCATCGGGGAAATTTACCGTGACTTTGCCCGCAACGCACGACTGGACCTGCCCCACGCCCCATTCGGGCTGGCTGGGCGCCTCGACGCGCATACCCGGCTCTAGAAACGCTGAAGAATCGCTCATCTGCCTGCCTCGTTCGAAAGGATCTACATGACCCAGGCTAGCCGCAATCTGGGCGCGCTGATAGGCGCGCGTATCTGCCACGATTTGATCAGTCCGGTTGGCGCCATTTCCAATGGGCTGGAGTTGATGGGGCTGTCTGGTGTGCCAGAGGGGCCGGAAATGGCGATGGTTGTCGGCAGTGCGGCCCACGCCAACGCGCGCCTGCGGTTCTTTCGCGTCGCGTTTGGCCTGTCATCGGACGGCCAGAGCATGACCGCACGAGATTTGAGCAGCATCATTCAAGGCGTCTACGACGCGCGCGTCACATGTGACTGGCAAGTGGACGGCCCGCTGCCGCGCAAGATCGCTCAGGCGGCCTTTCTCGCGCTGCTATGCGCCGAGCAGGCGGTGCCCCTTGGCGGGACGGTGACGGTAACAGGGGGCGAGGAACGCCTGCACCTCTCGACCGCCGGAGAGCGACTGGACCCGCGGACTGAGCATTGGGCGTGGCTCAGCGCGCCCGAGCATGGCAATCTGGATAATCTGCCCGCGGCGCAGGTGCAGTTCGCACTTTTGCCCGGTCTTTTGGCGGAAATGGACCGCAGCGCCGATATAGACCTGAATGATCCGGTCACCATCAGCTTCTGACACCGGGGCGCGTTTTTAGCCGCGAATAGTGCCGTCGCCTGTCACCAGATACTTAAAGCTGGTTAGCTGGGCTGCACCCACCGGACCGCGCGCATGCAATTTGCCGGTGGCGATGCCGATCTCGGCGCCCATGCCGAACTCGCCCCCGTCGGCAAACTGTGTGGATGTGTTGTGCATCAGGATCGCGCTGTCGACCTGCGCAAAGAACGCCTGAACCGCCGCCGGATCCTCACTGATGATGCAGTCGGTGTGGTGCGAGCCATACTGCTCGATATGTCCAATAGCGAGACCCAAGTCGCCGACGACCCGCGCGGCGATGATGCTATCCAGATACTCGTGGCCCCAATCCGCGCTGGTGGCAGGAACGGTGCCCTCAATCGCGCTTAGCGCCTCATCGGCGCGCACTTCGACGCCCGCATCCAGCAATGCGCGCACCAGATCACTGCCCAAGCCGCCCACCAGATCACGGTGGATCAGCAGACATTCAGCCGCGCCGCAGACGCCGGTGCGCCGCGTCTTGGCGTTCAGTACCACGCGCAACGCCTTCTCGGCATCGGCAGTTGCATCGACATAGATGTGAACGATGCCCTCCAGATGGGCAAAGACCGGCACGCGCGCCTCGCGCTGCACAAGTCCCACAAGTTCCTTGCCGCCGCGCGGCACCAGCACGTCAATGACGCCGACCATGGTCAGCATCTCGCTGACGGCGGCGCGGTCGCGTGTTGGGACCAGTTGGATCGCCTCCTCGGGCAGGCCAGCCTCGCGAAGTCCCTGCTTGAGACAGGCGTGAATGGCGCGGGCGCTATTATAGCTTTCGGAGCCGCCGCGCAGGATCACGGCATTGCCAGCCTTAAGGCACAGCGCGCCGGCATCGGCAGTCACGTTCGGACGGCTCTCATAAATAACGCCGACCACGCCAAGGGGCGTGCGCACCCGGCGGATGTGGATGCCGCTGGGCTGATCCCATTCGGCCAGCACCTCGCCCACCGGATCGGGCAAATCCGCAACGGCGCGCAGGCCGTCCGCGATGGCGCTGATGCGCCCCTCGTCCAGCATCAGCCGGTCAAGCATGGCATCCCCTAACCCCTTATCGCGGGCGGCGGCCATATCCTTGGCATTTGACTCGATAATGGCCGCGCGCCGCGCCCATACTGCGTCGGCGGCGCCGCGCAGGGCCGCGTCTTTGCGAT
It encodes:
- a CDS encoding lysophospholipid acyltransferase family protein, which gives rise to MSVPPWPRADSAIAPPPGLLGWVRVGLRAAILLGALAVLLPLLLLVRAVERPVCGPRRPVSPYIVQAYTRVCTVILDIRLVLRGSPMELPGAVVGNHASWLDIFVLNARHRVFFISKAEVSGWPFIGFLARQTGTLFIRRDAREARAQTTALETRLTAGHPLLFFPEGTSTDGLRVLTFKSTLFQAFFAAELREGAYIQPVTVIYHAPPEQEDAFYGWFGDMDFAPHFLAVMAARGGGHAELVYHPPLRVADYPGRKALAQEAERIVRAAMPPERQG
- a CDS encoding glutamate-5-semialdehyde dehydrogenase, giving the protein MTEATDIPALMARIGACARAAATELAVTESDRKDAALRGAADAVWARRAAIIESNAKDMAAARDKGLGDAMLDRLMLDEGRISAIADGLRAVADLPDPVGEVLAEWDQPSGIHIRRVRTPLGVVGVIYESRPNVTADAGALCLKAGNAVILRGGSESYNSARAIHACLKQGLREAGLPEEAIQLVPTRDRAAVSEMLTMVGVIDVLVPRGGKELVGLVQREARVPVFAHLEGIVHIYVDATADAEKALRVVLNAKTRRTGVCGAAECLLIHRDLVGGLGSDLVRALLDAGVEVRADEALSAIEGTVPATSADWGHEYLDSIIAARVVGDLGLAIGHIEQYGSHHTDCIISEDPAAVQAFFAQVDSAILMHNTSTQFADGGEFGMGAEIGIATGKLHARGPVGAAQLTSFKYLVTGDGTIRG
- a CDS encoding RNA methyltransferase translates to MPTDTPQPTFVLVRPQMGENIGAAARAMWNFGLDRMRIVAPRDGWPNPGAVAMASGAGRLLDEALLVGDLPGALEDSHYVYATTVRGRDLTKPILSPEEAMQDAARRIANGQKVAVMFGPERSGLENDDVARASAIITVPVNPAFPSLNLAQCVLLTAYEWRRASAAVPEGKVHMHNTQWADQAEIEALATHYDERMGEAGFFYPDHKAESMRQTMRNFWSRMPLTQADTRLLHGILRQMVRWKDRGGGGA
- a CDS encoding DUF3553 domain-containing protein, which translates into the protein MSDSSAFLEPGMRVEAPSQPEWGVGQVQSCVAGKVTVNFPDAGKVVIDTSRVMLLPVIDP
- a CDS encoding histidine phosphotransferase family protein, with the translated sequence MTQASRNLGALIGARICHDLISPVGAISNGLELMGLSGVPEGPEMAMVVGSAAHANARLRFFRVAFGLSSDGQSMTARDLSSIIQGVYDARVTCDWQVDGPLPRKIAQAAFLALLCAEQAVPLGGTVTVTGGEERLHLSTAGERLDPRTEHWAWLSAPEHGNLDNLPAAQVQFALLPGLLAEMDRSADIDLNDPVTISF
- a CDS encoding GNAT family N-acetyltransferase, translating into MQTAPLRTGHSPDFQLRLASDAGDIRAAQRLRYRVFVEELGGGGPMVDHAAALEADHFDQWFDHLLLLDRALPPGDAVIGVYRLLRADQAALAGQFYSEDEYDLTALRNTGRTLLELGRSCVDARYRGGEALLHLWKGLAAYVADHGVEVLFGVASFHGTDPAALAAPLSLLHHRHLAPTSLRARSLRHQPMDLIPEDALDRRAAMLQVPPLIKAYLRLGGHVGDGAYIDHAFNTTDVCLTMDTARLSARRRALYSRGGA
- a CDS encoding thiamine phosphate synthase: MSDQEQPQIYLITPPEFDPATFSDRLAATLDAHEIACLRLSLATHDEDRIARIADACREVAHARDVAIVLERHIALADRLGLDGVHLPDGARSVRKARAALGADAIVGAFCAQSSHEGLSAGEAGADYIAFGPAGASALGGGEQADTELFQWWTDVVEIPVVAEGALTAPRITELSPLTDFFGIGDEIWGHDDPAAALGALIRAMG